A single Xylanimonas cellulosilytica DSM 15894 DNA region contains:
- a CDS encoding ABC transporter permease: MKDLVRHRLFWPVVALVALLAANTVKKPSFLALEVIDGHLFGATINLLRQGAPLLLVALGMTLVIATRGIDLSVGAVVAIAAAVGLTTVAGSADPGSLGAVLVAFATALGVCVLAGLWNGFLVSVLGIQPIIATLVLMTAGRGIAMLITDGQITTVTSGPFKAIGSGFWLGLPIPVLLAAAVMVAVALLTRRTALGMLVESVGVNPEASRIAGVGSRTIVWTVYVVCALFSGLAGLMIAANTMAADANNAGLFIELDAILAVVIGGTSLAGGKFSLSGTLVGVLVIQTLTLSVTMLGIATSVTPLFKAAVVIAVCLAQSPAVRERFAARRRRRVAPAAAVEVA; encoded by the coding sequence GTGAAGGATCTCGTGAGGCACCGGCTGTTCTGGCCGGTCGTCGCCCTGGTCGCCCTGCTGGCGGCCAACACCGTCAAGAAGCCGTCCTTCCTGGCGCTCGAGGTGATCGACGGGCACCTGTTCGGGGCCACGATCAACCTGCTGCGGCAGGGCGCCCCGCTGCTGCTGGTCGCCCTGGGCATGACGCTCGTCATCGCGACCCGCGGCATCGACCTGTCCGTGGGCGCCGTCGTCGCGATCGCGGCCGCCGTCGGCCTCACCACCGTGGCCGGCTCGGCCGACCCGGGCTCGCTGGGTGCGGTGCTCGTCGCCTTCGCGACGGCGCTCGGGGTGTGCGTGCTGGCCGGGCTGTGGAACGGGTTCCTCGTCTCGGTGCTGGGCATCCAGCCGATCATCGCCACGCTCGTGCTCATGACCGCCGGCCGCGGCATCGCCATGCTCATCACCGACGGGCAGATCACCACCGTGACCAGCGGCCCGTTCAAGGCGATCGGCTCCGGGTTCTGGCTGGGCCTGCCGATCCCGGTGCTGCTGGCCGCGGCGGTCATGGTCGCGGTGGCGCTGCTGACGCGCCGCACCGCGCTCGGCATGCTCGTCGAGTCGGTGGGCGTCAACCCCGAGGCGAGCCGCATCGCGGGCGTCGGCTCGCGCACCATCGTGTGGACCGTGTACGTGGTGTGCGCGCTGTTCTCCGGTCTGGCGGGCCTGATGATCGCCGCGAACACCATGGCCGCCGACGCCAACAACGCCGGCCTGTTCATCGAGCTCGACGCGATCCTCGCCGTCGTCATCGGCGGTACCTCGCTGGCCGGGGGCAAGTTCTCCCTGTCGGGCACGCTCGTGGGCGTCCTGGTGATCCAGACGCTGACCCTCAGCGTGACCATGCTCGGCATCGCGACGTCGGTGACGCCCCTGTTCAAGGCCGCGGTGGTGATCGCGGTGTGCCTGGCCCAGTCGCCGGCCGTGCGTGAGCGCTTCGCGGCCCGACGACGACGCAGGGTCGCTCCGGCCGCTGCCGTGGAGGTGGCCTGA
- a CDS encoding arylsulfatase, which yields MTAQHPDVPAHARGYDRFPGRIGTTARESTRAWPRPKGARPGTPNVVVVILDDMGYSDVAPYGSEIPTPHLTALAERGYRLTNYHTTPVCSPARAAILTGLNPHRAGFASVANSDPGFPNLRLEIDQDVATLPESLRAAGYATYAFGKWHLTRDALMHDGADKSSWPLQRGFDHFYGTLEGLNSFFHPNQLVRDNTPVDRDDWPADYYLTDDLTDDAISQLATLRAQEPDKPFFLYFAHHAMHGPLGAKAEDIAAQRGAYAAGWDEVRRARHARQLELGLFPPQTPLPPSATEPGFDVPAWDGLDADTQDLYARYMEVYAAMVANVDENLGRLLGVIEDLGELDNTIVVFTSDNGGTAEGGPEGTRSYFSRFVHVAGLPQDWEADVARDRDVIGTPRSMVHYPRGWGQVSNTPFRFYKGQTHAGGVRVPFLVSWPAGLPKAADDDGLRRQYQYVTDLTPTLLDLVGVERLATRQGLPTQEIDGVSLRPVLAEPAAASTHPEQYAEFGGSRGFYRDGWKLVSLHTPGRSITAPQWELYHVDEDPNELVDLAAKEPERVAELSAAWEDAAWRNTVFPLGAAFAPGRRPAEKALERPVRLLPSTRRLERYRSSKLTSLRSFEVLAEVLEPGEGVLVAHGDQGGGYALYVEEGVLHLAFNEYGRLHEAPLGAFTTGEVRASFTWLPEFRWRIEVTVDGEARGGLDSVAMLLGMAPFSGIDVGVNRGGPVHWGVYERHGSFRFTGRLAAVTYEPGEHAAYDVAQVAAVEEDVAEYYD from the coding sequence GTGACCGCGCAGCACCCCGACGTCCCCGCCCACGCCCGCGGCTACGACCGGTTCCCCGGCCGGATCGGCACCACCGCCCGCGAGTCGACCCGCGCGTGGCCCCGCCCGAAGGGCGCCCGGCCCGGCACCCCCAACGTCGTCGTCGTCATCCTCGACGACATGGGGTACTCCGACGTCGCCCCGTACGGCTCCGAGATCCCGACGCCGCACCTCACGGCGCTCGCGGAGCGCGGCTACCGGCTGACGAACTACCACACCACGCCGGTCTGCTCGCCGGCGCGGGCCGCGATCCTCACCGGGCTCAACCCGCACCGGGCCGGGTTCGCGTCGGTGGCGAACTCCGACCCGGGGTTCCCCAACCTGCGCCTGGAGATCGACCAGGACGTCGCGACCCTGCCCGAGTCGCTGCGCGCGGCCGGGTACGCCACCTACGCGTTCGGCAAGTGGCACCTCACACGCGACGCGCTCATGCACGACGGCGCCGACAAGTCGTCGTGGCCGCTCCAGCGCGGCTTCGACCACTTCTACGGCACGCTCGAGGGCCTCAACTCGTTCTTCCACCCCAACCAGCTCGTGCGCGACAACACCCCCGTCGACCGCGACGACTGGCCGGCGGACTACTACCTGACCGACGACCTCACCGACGACGCGATCTCCCAGCTCGCGACGCTGCGTGCCCAGGAGCCCGACAAGCCGTTCTTCCTGTACTTCGCGCACCACGCGATGCACGGGCCGCTCGGCGCGAAGGCCGAGGACATCGCCGCCCAGCGCGGCGCGTACGCGGCGGGCTGGGACGAGGTCCGCCGCGCCCGGCACGCCCGACAGCTCGAGCTGGGGCTGTTCCCGCCGCAGACGCCGCTGCCGCCGTCGGCCACCGAGCCGGGCTTCGACGTCCCCGCCTGGGACGGCCTCGACGCCGACACGCAGGACCTCTACGCGCGGTACATGGAGGTCTACGCGGCGATGGTCGCCAACGTCGACGAGAACCTGGGCCGCCTGCTGGGCGTCATCGAGGACCTCGGCGAGCTGGACAACACGATCGTCGTCTTCACCTCGGACAACGGCGGCACCGCGGAGGGTGGCCCCGAGGGCACGCGCTCGTACTTCTCGCGCTTCGTGCACGTCGCGGGCCTGCCGCAGGACTGGGAGGCCGACGTCGCCCGCGACCGCGACGTCATCGGCACCCCGCGTTCGATGGTCCACTACCCGCGCGGCTGGGGTCAGGTGTCCAACACCCCGTTCCGGTTCTACAAGGGCCAGACCCACGCCGGCGGGGTGCGCGTGCCGTTCCTCGTCTCCTGGCCGGCCGGCCTGCCCAAGGCCGCCGACGACGACGGGCTGCGACGCCAGTACCAGTACGTCACCGACCTGACGCCCACCCTGCTCGACCTCGTCGGCGTCGAGCGCCTGGCCACCCGCCAGGGCCTGCCGACGCAGGAGATCGACGGCGTCTCGCTGCGCCCCGTGCTGGCGGAGCCCGCCGCCGCCTCGACCCACCCCGAGCAGTACGCCGAGTTCGGCGGGTCGCGGGGCTTCTACCGGGACGGCTGGAAGCTCGTCTCGCTCCACACGCCCGGCCGGTCGATCACCGCGCCGCAGTGGGAGCTCTACCACGTGGACGAGGACCCCAACGAGCTCGTCGACCTCGCGGCCAAGGAGCCCGAGCGCGTCGCGGAGCTCTCGGCAGCGTGGGAGGACGCCGCCTGGCGCAACACGGTGTTCCCGCTCGGTGCGGCGTTCGCCCCGGGCCGGCGCCCGGCCGAGAAGGCGCTCGAACGACCCGTGCGGCTGCTGCCGTCCACGCGGCGGCTGGAGCGCTACCGGTCGTCGAAGCTGACGTCGCTGCGCTCGTTCGAGGTGCTGGCCGAGGTGCTCGAGCCCGGCGAGGGCGTGCTGGTCGCGCACGGCGACCAGGGCGGCGGCTACGCGCTGTACGTCGAGGAGGGCGTGCTGCACCTGGCGTTCAACGAGTACGGCCGCCTGCACGAGGCGCCGCTCGGCGCCTTCACCACGGGGGAGGTCCGCGCATCGTTCACGTGGCTCCCCGAGTTCCGGTGGCGCATCGAGGTCACGGTCGACGGCGAGGCCCGCGGCGGCCTCGACTCCGTGGCGATGCTCCTGGGGATGGCCCCGTTCAGCGGCATCGACGTCGGCGTGAACCGTGGCGGCCCCGTCCACTGGGGCGTGTACGAGCGGCACGGGTCGTTCCGGTTCACCGGCCGGCTGGCCGCCGTGACGTACGAGCCCGGCGAGCACGCCGCCTACGACGTCGCGCAGGTCGCGGCCGTCGAGGAGGACGTGGCGGAGTACTACGACTGA
- a CDS encoding ABC transporter permease, with product MSAPPAPAPPARPPRTDGVPADGSVRVGVDDRFHRAPSRPAGLQRVTQVAGRAIGPLFVLALWWVASAQAWVSPILLPAPGTVWAAAVDLVSSGKLQDNLGVSLGRAMTGLGIGLVVGVTLALLTGLSKVAELLVDSNVQMVRSMPILALQPLVIVWFGIGEPTKILLVALAVTFPVYINTHAAIRAVDARFVELATTRGLGRLALVRHVVLPGALPGFLTGLRFATSISWLVLVVAEQINATAGIGYLMTQARTVARTDVIIVGLVVYALLGLLSDTIVRLVQRKALSWSSTLQAR from the coding sequence ATGTCTGCCCCGCCCGCTCCCGCGCCACCCGCGCGCCCACCGCGTACCGACGGCGTCCCCGCCGACGGGTCGGTCCGCGTCGGCGTCGACGACCGGTTCCACCGGGCACCGTCTCGGCCCGCCGGGCTCCAGCGGGTGACGCAGGTCGCCGGCCGCGCCATCGGTCCGCTGTTCGTGCTCGCACTGTGGTGGGTCGCCTCCGCGCAGGCGTGGGTCTCGCCCATCCTGCTCCCGGCGCCCGGCACGGTCTGGGCCGCCGCCGTCGACCTCGTCAGCTCCGGCAAGCTCCAGGACAACCTGGGCGTGTCGCTCGGCCGAGCCATGACCGGCCTGGGGATCGGCCTCGTCGTCGGGGTCACGCTCGCGCTGCTCACCGGCCTGTCCAAGGTGGCCGAGCTGCTCGTCGACTCCAACGTCCAGATGGTGCGGTCGATGCCGATCCTGGCGCTGCAGCCGCTGGTCATCGTCTGGTTCGGCATCGGCGAGCCCACCAAGATCCTGCTGGTCGCCCTCGCGGTCACCTTCCCCGTGTACATCAACACCCACGCCGCGATCCGCGCCGTCGACGCGCGCTTCGTCGAGCTCGCCACCACCCGCGGCCTCGGTCGGCTCGCCCTCGTCCGCCACGTCGTGCTGCCCGGCGCGCTGCCCGGCTTCCTCACCGGTCTGCGGTTCGCGACGTCGATCTCCTGGCTCGTCCTCGTCGTCGCCGAGCAGATCAACGCCACCGCCGGCATCGGGTACCTCATGACCCAGGCCCGCACCGTCGCACGCACCGACGTGATCATCGTCGGGCTGGTCGTCTACGCGCTGCTCGGCCTGCTCTCCGACACCATCGTCCGGCTCGTCCAGAGGAAGGCACTGTCATGGTCATCGACGCTCCAGGCACGCTGA
- a CDS encoding sugar ABC transporter ATP-binding protein → MHDPESVVEMRGITVEFPGVRALDAVDLTLRRGEVHALMGENGAGKSTLIKALTGVYTPTAGSVVVDGAAVAFSGPGDAQAAGVSTVYQEVNLCPNLTVAENIMLGHEPRRFGSIDVRAMRRTAAELLARLDVHVDPASSLGAHSLAVQQLVAICRALVVDCKVLVLDEPTSSLDAGEVERLFEVMRRLRDDGVAILFVSHFLEQVYEISDRMTVLRNGRLVGEYTTAELPRRDLVHHMIGASFEELERLGDAPKRADVVLAQDPLLQAVALGRKGSIRPFDLDVHAGEVVGLAGLLGSGRTELARLLTGVDRPDTGQVLVDGRPVRMTTPRASLRRKIAYSSEDRKAEGLVGDLTVRENIVLALQADRGWLRRLPDRTVDEIVDRYIKALDIRPANPAALVRNLSGGNQQKVLLARWLATAPRLLVLDEPTRGIDVGAKAEIQRLVAELAADGMGVVFVSAELEEVLRLSHRVAVLRDRVKVGELVNSDDVRLGDVVDLIASGEAP, encoded by the coding sequence ATGCACGACCCCGAGTCCGTCGTCGAGATGCGCGGCATCACCGTGGAGTTCCCCGGCGTCCGGGCGCTCGACGCCGTCGACCTCACCTTGCGCCGCGGCGAGGTGCACGCCCTGATGGGCGAGAACGGCGCCGGCAAGTCCACGCTCATCAAGGCCCTCACGGGCGTCTACACGCCGACGGCGGGCAGCGTCGTCGTCGACGGTGCCGCGGTCGCCTTCTCCGGACCGGGGGACGCGCAGGCCGCGGGCGTCAGCACCGTGTACCAGGAGGTCAACCTCTGCCCGAACCTCACGGTGGCGGAGAACATCATGCTGGGCCACGAGCCCCGGCGGTTCGGCTCGATCGACGTGCGCGCGATGCGGCGCACGGCCGCCGAGCTGCTCGCCCGGCTCGACGTGCACGTCGACCCCGCGTCCTCGCTCGGGGCGCACTCGCTGGCCGTGCAGCAGCTCGTGGCGATCTGCCGCGCCCTCGTCGTCGACTGCAAGGTGCTGGTGCTCGACGAGCCGACGTCCAGCCTCGACGCCGGGGAGGTCGAGCGCCTGTTCGAGGTGATGCGGCGGCTGCGCGACGACGGCGTCGCGATCCTGTTCGTCTCCCACTTCCTGGAGCAGGTCTACGAGATCAGCGACCGGATGACGGTCCTGCGCAACGGGCGGCTGGTGGGGGAGTACACCACCGCCGAGCTGCCGCGGCGCGACCTGGTGCACCACATGATCGGCGCGTCCTTCGAGGAGCTCGAACGGCTCGGCGACGCACCGAAGCGCGCCGACGTCGTCCTCGCCCAGGACCCGCTGCTGCAGGCGGTCGCGCTGGGTCGCAAGGGGTCGATCCGCCCGTTCGACCTGGACGTCCATGCGGGCGAGGTGGTGGGCCTGGCCGGTCTGCTCGGCTCCGGTCGCACCGAGCTGGCTCGCCTGCTCACGGGCGTCGACCGCCCCGACACGGGGCAGGTCCTCGTCGACGGCCGGCCGGTACGCATGACCACGCCCCGGGCGTCGCTGCGCCGCAAGATCGCCTACTCCTCGGAGGACCGCAAGGCCGAAGGGCTGGTCGGCGACCTCACGGTGCGCGAGAACATCGTGCTGGCCCTCCAGGCCGACCGCGGCTGGCTGCGCCGTCTGCCCGACCGGACGGTCGACGAGATCGTGGACCGCTACATCAAGGCCCTCGACATCCGGCCCGCCAACCCGGCGGCCCTGGTGCGCAACCTGTCGGGCGGCAACCAGCAGAAGGTGCTGCTCGCCCGCTGGCTGGCCACCGCCCCGCGCCTGCTCGTGCTCGACGAGCCCACGCGCGGCATCGACGTCGGCGCCAAGGCGGAGATCCAGCGGCTCGTGGCCGAGCTGGCCGCCGACGGCATGGGGGTCGTCTTCGTCTCGGCCGAGCTCGAGGAGGTGCTGCGGCTGTCGCACCGCGTCGCCGTGCTCCGCGACCGGGTCAAGGTCGGCGAGCTGGTCAACTCCGACGACGTCCGTCTCGGCGACGTCGTCGACCTCATCGCGAGCGGAGAGGCACCGTGA
- a CDS encoding ABC transporter ATP-binding protein, with amino-acid sequence MVIDAPGTLTPPAGGTAAVQQPVVVEARGITRAFDGRGVLHGIDLTVRRGEFVALLGRSGSGKSTLLRILAKLDTEATGTIKVPAQPGVAFQDSRLLPWARVLPNVLLGLRDGDARERARTLLDDVGLGDRARAWPRQLSGGEQQRVALARALAGAPELLLMDEPFGALDALTRIRMHRLLRELVSRYSPSVVLVTHDVDEAVLLADRVLVLTDGRLSLDEQIDLPVVGRRSHPGFVALRSRLLTELGVGDDDH; translated from the coding sequence ATGGTCATCGACGCTCCAGGCACGCTGACACCGCCCGCCGGCGGGACGGCCGCCGTGCAGCAGCCGGTGGTCGTCGAGGCCCGCGGGATCACCCGCGCCTTCGACGGCCGCGGCGTGCTGCACGGCATCGACCTGACCGTGCGCCGTGGCGAGTTCGTCGCGCTGCTGGGCCGGTCGGGCTCGGGCAAGTCGACGCTGCTGCGCATCCTCGCGAAGCTCGACACCGAGGCCACCGGCACCATCAAGGTCCCGGCCCAGCCCGGCGTCGCGTTCCAGGACTCGCGCCTGCTGCCGTGGGCCCGCGTGCTGCCCAACGTGCTGCTCGGCCTGCGTGACGGCGACGCCCGCGAGCGGGCCCGCACCCTGCTCGACGACGTCGGCCTGGGCGACCGGGCACGCGCCTGGCCGCGTCAGCTCTCCGGGGGCGAGCAGCAGCGCGTGGCGCTCGCCCGGGCGCTGGCCGGCGCCCCCGAGCTGCTGCTCATGGACGAGCCGTTCGGTGCGCTCGACGCGCTCACCCGCATCCGGATGCACCGCCTCCTGCGCGAGCTCGTCAGCCGCTACTCCCCGTCCGTCGTTCTCGTGACGCACGACGTCGACGAGGCCGTCCTGCTCGCGGACCGCGTCCTGGTGCTGACCGACGGCCGACTCTCCCTCGACGAGCAGATCGACCTGCCCGTCGTGGGCCGCCGCTCGCACCCGGGCTTCGTCGCGCTGCGCTCACGTCTCCTCACCGAGCTGGGCGTCGGCGACGACGACCACTGA
- a CDS encoding ABC transporter substrate-binding protein, which translates to MPTHHRRHRTGTIATALAALAALTLAACSSDAGAATPNTSGAADASDTGTGVTLRFGELGSALTQQALLEAAGEFDDLPYEVEYSLFPAGPAFMEAVPSGAVDLSIQADTPSIFAQVGGIPIKVVGVQASVKTGESFVEIVANPDSGITSVADLKGKKVAVLPATILQYTVVRALEEAGLSYDDITPVELPLTDAPAALAKGDVDAVASLDPTLAQLKASGAVVVGTGLGITSGYSYVVATDAALADAAKSEAIADYLGRLGRAEEWAVAHGDEWAAISSELTGLPVELAQAAQERSAAGWVAIDDQVIALQQEQADAYTALGLIQTPLDVSAYYDDRFNDVLTGGTK; encoded by the coding sequence ATGCCCACACACCACCGCCGCCACCGCACCGGCACCATCGCCACCGCTCTCGCCGCCCTCGCCGCCCTGACCCTGGCGGCCTGCTCCTCGGACGCCGGGGCCGCCACCCCGAACACGTCGGGCGCGGCCGACGCCTCCGACACGGGAACAGGCGTCACCCTGCGCTTCGGCGAGCTCGGGTCCGCGCTGACCCAGCAGGCGCTGCTCGAGGCGGCCGGCGAGTTCGACGACCTGCCCTACGAGGTCGAGTACTCGCTGTTCCCGGCGGGCCCCGCCTTCATGGAGGCCGTCCCGTCCGGTGCCGTCGACCTGTCGATCCAGGCGGACACCCCGTCGATCTTCGCGCAGGTCGGGGGCATCCCGATCAAGGTGGTCGGCGTCCAGGCCTCCGTCAAGACGGGCGAGTCGTTCGTCGAGATCGTCGCCAACCCCGACTCCGGCATCACGTCCGTCGCGGACCTCAAGGGCAAGAAGGTCGCCGTCCTGCCCGCCACGATCCTGCAGTACACGGTGGTGCGCGCCCTGGAGGAGGCCGGGCTGTCCTACGACGACATCACCCCCGTCGAGCTCCCCCTGACCGACGCGCCCGCCGCCCTCGCCAAGGGCGACGTCGACGCCGTCGCCTCCCTCGACCCCACCCTCGCGCAGCTCAAGGCGTCCGGCGCCGTCGTCGTCGGCACCGGGCTCGGCATCACCTCGGGCTACTCCTACGTCGTCGCCACGGACGCCGCGCTCGCCGACGCCGCGAAGAGCGAGGCGATCGCCGACTACCTCGGCCGCCTCGGCCGCGCCGAGGAGTGGGCCGTCGCGCACGGCGACGAGTGGGCCGCCATCAGCTCCGAGCTGACCGGCCTGCCCGTCGAGCTCGCCCAGGCCGCCCAGGAACGCTCCGCGGCCGGCTGGGTCGCCATCGACGACCAGGTCATCGCCCTCCAGCAGGAGCAGGCCGACGCCTACACCGCGCTCGGGCTGATCCAGACCCCGCTCGACGTCTCGGCCTACTACGACGACCGCTTCAACGACGTCCTGACCGGAGGCACCAAGTGA
- the yjfF gene encoding galactofuranose ABC transporter, permease protein YjfF: MTTLAGTRPRSFHLDRRYLPVIGTLVVVLLIFAVGGSRYDGFVTGRVISNLFLNNAHLVVLAVGMTFVILTGGIDLSVGAVVALSGIVAAVLFEAGLPAVVVIPTVVLVGSVIGLLIGVMVHVFGVQPFVASLAAMFLARGLCYVLAPQSVPIRDETFVALSDWSLRSDSGWRVTSAVLIALATLAVAVWVLHRTRFGRTVYAIGGGEQSALLMGLPVGRTKVLVYVVSGTCAGIGGLLFAMYSRSGYSLTGVGMELDAIAAVVIGGTLLTGGTGFVLGSLLGVLVLGLIQSIITFEGTLSSWWTRIVIGALVLVFVVLQRVLVGRRVT, translated from the coding sequence ATGACCACGCTGGCCGGGACCCGTCCGCGGTCCTTCCACCTCGACCGCCGCTACCTGCCGGTGATCGGCACCCTCGTGGTGGTGCTGCTCATCTTCGCCGTCGGCGGCAGCCGGTACGACGGGTTCGTCACGGGGCGGGTCATCTCGAACCTGTTCCTCAACAACGCCCACCTGGTGGTGCTCGCCGTCGGGATGACGTTCGTGATCCTCACGGGCGGTATCGACCTGTCGGTGGGGGCCGTGGTGGCGCTCAGCGGGATCGTCGCGGCCGTGCTGTTCGAGGCGGGGCTGCCGGCGGTGGTCGTGATCCCGACCGTCGTGCTCGTGGGGTCGGTCATCGGCCTGCTGATCGGGGTGATGGTGCACGTGTTCGGCGTGCAGCCGTTCGTGGCGTCCCTGGCCGCGATGTTCCTCGCGCGCGGCCTGTGCTACGTGCTGGCCCCGCAGTCGGTGCCCATCCGCGACGAGACGTTCGTGGCGCTGTCTGACTGGAGCCTCCGGAGCGACTCGGGCTGGCGCGTGACCTCGGCGGTGCTCATCGCGCTGGCGACCCTCGCCGTCGCCGTGTGGGTGCTGCACCGCACCCGGTTCGGCCGCACGGTGTACGCGATCGGCGGCGGCGAGCAGTCCGCGCTGCTCATGGGCCTGCCCGTGGGCCGCACCAAGGTGCTCGTCTACGTCGTCTCGGGCACGTGCGCCGGTATCGGCGGCCTGCTGTTCGCGATGTACTCGCGGTCGGGCTACTCGCTGACCGGCGTCGGCATGGAGCTCGACGCGATCGCCGCCGTCGTCATCGGCGGCACGCTCCTCACGGGCGGGACGGGGTTCGTGCTCGGCTCGCTGCTGGGCGTGCTCGTGCTGGGGCTCATCCAGTCGATCATCACGTTCGAGGGGACGCTCTCGTCGTGGTGGACCCGCATCGTCATCGGCGCCCTGGTGCTCGTGTTCGTGGTGCTGCAGCGGGTCCTGGTCGGTCGACGGGTCACCTGA